In Mustelus asterias chromosome 30, sMusAst1.hap1.1, whole genome shotgun sequence, a genomic segment contains:
- the LOC144480864 gene encoding uncharacterized protein LOC144480864, with amino-acid sequence MEHKRVHSEERPLTCSECGKRFTQLSKLLTHQKVHTEERPFKCPDCTKCYRSSWELRRHQGVHTEERPFSCSYCGTGFRQLSQLTVHQRIHTDERPFKCPDCRKCYKSSGELRRHQGVHTEERPFSCSHCGTGFRQLSHLTVHQRVHTDERPFKCPDCSQCYKSSWELRRHQSVHSDERPFSCSHCGTGFRRSSHLTVHQRIHTGERPFECPDCGKCYKSSWELRRHQRTHTVERPFSCAHCGTEFRQLSHLTVHQRVHTGERPFTCSVCGKRFTQSSAFKAHKVVHTGERPFTCFQCGKGFARSSNLLSHQLVHTDEKPCKCPDCGKCYKSTRELMRHQRVHADERPF; translated from the coding sequence ATGGAACACAAGCgcgttcacagtgaggagaggccgctcacctgctccgagtgtgggaaacgattcactcagttatctaaattgctgacacaccagaaggttcacactgaggagagacctttcaaATGTCCCGACTGCACAAAATGTTATAGAAGTTCCTGGGAACTGAGGCGCCATCAaggtgttcacactgaggagagaccgttcagttgctcctactgtgggactgggttcaggcaacTGTCTCAGCTCACTgtccatcagcgaattcacactgacgaaagaccttttaaatgtccagactgcaggaaatgctataaaagttctggggaactgagGCGCCATCAaggtgttcacactgaggagagaccgttcagttgctctcactgtgggactgggttcaggcaattatctcatctcactgtacaccagcgagttcacactgacgaaagaccttttaaatgtccagactgcagTCAATGTTATAAAAGTTCCTGGGAACTGAGGCGCCATCAAAGTGTTCACagtgatgagagaccgttcagctgctctcactgtgggactgggttcaggagaTCATCCCATCTCACtgtacatcagcgaattcacactggggagagaccttttgaatgtccagactgcgggaaATGTTATAAAAGTTCCTGGGAACTGAGGCGCCATCAACGTACTCACACtgtggagagaccattcagctgcgcTCATTGTGGGACTGAGTTCAGGCAATTATCCCATCTCAccgtacatcagcgagttcacactggggagaggccgttcacctgctctgtgtgtgggaagagattcactcagtcatcagcATTCAAGGCACACAAggtagttcacactggggagaggccattcacctgtttccagtgtggaaaaggattcgctcggtcatccaacctgctttCACACCAGttagttcacactgatgagaaacctTGCAAATGCCCAGACTgcgggaagtgctataaaagtacaagggaactgatgcgccatcaacgtgttcacgctgatgagagaccgttctga